From Ostrinia nubilalis chromosome 9, ilOstNubi1.1, whole genome shotgun sequence, one genomic window encodes:
- the LOC135074384 gene encoding zinc finger protein ZFP2-like isoform X2, with the protein MAEDDTETNLNMNGTDDNTKVMVPGEIMNEISQSNNNLITNDLDLKLETDAEVMEPSIIVNKNSHDSSDKSFNVNNNNIEVNKLSNNNNEKSPDTLVSSTTKDEDQNTTISEVNITKALDPQNNSNSDNSSSSNTKVEVSLEVRRSPENCDKKNNISIVKLEHMMSIKVLLKRTKYYGCDKCNLVFFRPKDVKLHAVKHIQPTKSVDDDDDVDDRFVKRFSCDVCGRRFVQLSTLQAHAALHEPFPHACPCGVGFYRAHDLRAHRNLLHLDQIQQTLAALTEREQRAFKHEIWQPNVLYTVKKEPEIKAEPVKKAKKARRRTGSMTATYRCKEENLIIANDDKTFSCPTCRKVYKTKRNVVVHLASHAPVKPYACKLCGQRFTQTSGLSTHMKIHSGVKEFRCSYCGKEFLSLHNMRNHERIHTGVKPFKCSFCPKAFSDPSALKRHERTHTGVKPYECSFCGMKFSDASGLIVHRKRHSGTKDVKCPHCPKYFWNKNALNVHLTVHRNEKNFECRICSKRFSRKCYLKLHLGIHEDKKFECDYCGHLSGNKHNLATHIQIKHMHIFRTERFECDYCGFRCRVKHNLVKHIQNMHMCMFPDKVKHYTVGNEGVHMCSYCDGKFKKNVLLKRHYMQVHSNVTRYECDECGKRFYLKSSLRYHIFSQHSTLLYCHTCRKSFISESCLKKHKAKKNCVSEFKCEICDKILTSKSGFVSHLNVHTEKLNFHCDICPSKFKTRSLMLRHLKFSHKYIYQTKSKRSK; encoded by the exons ATGGCTGAGGATGACACTGAAACTAATTTGAACATGAATGGGACTGATGATAATACTAag GTAATGGTACCTGGTGAAATTATGAATGAAATATCACAAAGCAATAATAATTTGATTACAAATGACTTAGATTTGAAGCTAGAAACTGATGCAGAG gtCATGGAACCATCtattattgttaataaaaatTCACATGATAGTTCAGACAAGAGTTTCAATgtgaacaataataatattgag GTAAACAAACTGTCTAATAATAACAATGAAAAAAGTCCTGACACCTTAGTCAGCAGCACAACTAAAGATGAAGATCAAAATACTACCATTTCTGAAGTAAATATTACAAAG gCACTAGACCcacaaaataattcaaattcagaCAACAGCAGTAGCAGCAATACTAAGGTCGAAGTTAGTCTCGAG gTGAGAAGAAGTCCAGAAAATTGTGATAAAAAGAATAACATTTCAATTGTAAAGTTAGAGCAT atgatGTCAATAAAAGTGTTGTTAAAACGTACAAAGTACTATGGATGCGACAAATGTAATCTTGTATTCTTCCGACCAAAGGATGTAAAACTCCATGCAGTAAAACATATACAACCTAC GAAAAGTGTGGACGACGACGATGACGTCGACGACAGATTCGTGAAGCGTTTCTCGTGTGACGTGTGCGGGCGGCGCTTCGTGCAGCTTAGCACGCTGCAGGCGCACGCGGCGTTACACGAGCCCTTCCCGCACGCCTGCCCCTGCGGCGTCGGCTTCTACCGCGCGCACGACCTCCGCGCCCACAGGAACCTGCTGCACCTCGACCAGATACAGCAGACGCTCGCAGCGCTCACCGAACGGGAACAGAGGGCGTTCAAACACGAGATCTGGCAGCCGAACGTGCTTTACACCGTCAAAAAGGAACCGGAAATTAAAGCCGAACCGGTCAAAAAAGCGAAAAAAGCCAGACGTCGGACCGGATCCATGACGGCGACGTACAGGTGCAAAGAAGAGAATTTGATAATAGCAAACGACGACAAAACTTTCTCGTGCCCGACCTGCCGTAAGGTGTACAAAACGAAGCGCAACGTGGTGGTGCATCTCGCCTCCCACGCCCCGGTGAAGCCGTACGCGTGCAAATTGTGCGGTCAGAGGTTCACGCAAACGTCGGGGCTCTCCACGCACATGAAGATACACAGCGGCGTCAAGGAGTTCCGCTGCAGTTATTGCGGAAAAGAATTTCTAAGCCTGCACAATATGAGGAATCACGAGCGGATTCACACGGGGGTGAAGCCGTTCAAATGCTCGTTTTGCCCCAAAGCGTTCAGCGACCCGTCGGCGCTCAAGCGCCACGAGCGCACGCACACAGGCGTGAAACCTTACGAGTGCAGCTTCTGCGGGATGAAGTTCAGCGACGCCAGCGGGCTCATCGTGCACCGCAAACGGCACAGCGGCACGAAAGACGTCAAATGTCCGCATTGCCCCAAATATTTCTGGAATAAAAACGCCTTAAATGTACACCTCACCGTTCACAGAAACGAAAAGAACTTCGAATGTCGAATATGCTCCAAGAGATTTTCGCGGAAATGTTACCTCAAATTACACTTGGGAATTCACGAAGATAAAAAATTTGAGTGCGACTACTGTGGGCACCTTTCTGGGAACAAACATAATTTAGCAACCCACATACAAATTAAGCACATGCATATATTTCGTACAGAAAGATTTGAGTGCGACTACTGTGGGTTCCGGTGTAGAGTCAAACATAATTTAGTGAAGCACATACAAAATATGCACATGTGTATGTTTCCTGATAAAGTTAAACACTACACTGTTGGGAATGAGGGTGTTCACATGTGTAGTTATTGCGAtggaaaatttaaaaagaatgTTTTACTCAAGAGACATTACATGCAAGTTCATAGCAATGTAACGAGATATGAATGTGATGAATGTGGTAAACGGTTTTATTTGAAATCGAGTCTTCGGTATCATATATTTTCACAACATTCAACACTCTTGTATTGCCATACTTGCCGGAAGAGTTTCATTTCAGAATCCTGCTTGAAGAAACACAAAGCTAAAAAAAACTGTGTCTCTGAGTTCAAATGTGAGATTTGTGACAAGATTCTAACGTCTAAGTCCGGTTTTGTATCACATTTGAATGTTCATACTgaaaaattgaattttcatTGCGACATTTGTCCAAGCAAATTTAAAACCAGATCTTTAATGCTTCGACACCTTAAATTCAGTCATAAATATATTTACCAGACTAAATCAAAACGTTCTAAATAG
- the LOC135074383 gene encoding zinc finger protein 721-like, whose protein sequence is MISTKVLLERTKYYGCDRCNLVFFRPKDVKIHAVKHKQDIMKSVDDDDIDDRFVKRFSCDVCGRRFVQLGTLRAHAALHEPFPHACPCGVGFYRAHDLRAHRNLLHLDQIQQTLAALTHRQQRASRHEIRQTKVVKAAKKEPKLKIVEPVKKVNKQKRSTETLTRYRSEDENFIIPNDDNSFSCPTCYKIFKSKQSVVVHLATHAPVKPILCSYCGREFRRLQNLRSHERIHRGEKPFKCSFCPKVSGDASTHKRHERTHTGVKPHRCNFCGKKFADASGLNAHRKRHEGTKDVKCPHCPKMFWDKKTLRQHIPVHSDEKNFECQICSKRFSQKCYLRVHLKVHGVERFECDYCGFLSIHKYNLMTHIQNKHMHKKKPKPKITVDPVKKQKRWTESTATRYRSEEENLIKPNDDNSFSCPTCYKIFKSKDSMVVHLATHAPVKPILCSYCGREFKRLQNLISHERIHRGEKPFKCSFCPKVSGDPSTHKRHERTHTGVKPYRCDFCEKKFADASGLIAHRKRQHEGTKDVECPHCHKMFWDKKALKRHIPVHSDVKKVTKQKRSTESLTRYRSEDENFIIPNDDNSFSCPTCYKIFKSKRNVVIHLATHAPVKPYACKLCGQRFTQTSGFYKHMKVHSGVTEFRCSFCGKEFRRLENLRSHERIHRGEKPFKCSFCPKVSGDASTHKRHERTHTGVKPHRCNFCGKKFADARGLIAHRKRHEGTKDVKCPHCPKMFWDKKTLRQHIPVHSDEKNFECQICSKRFSQKCYLRVHLKVHGVEKFECDYCGFLSIHKYNLMTHIQNKHMHKKEQRPKITVEPVKKEKRWTESAATRYRSEEENLIKPNDDNSFSCPTCYKIFKSKHSMVVHLATHAPVKPILCSYCGREFKGLQNLRSHERIHRGEKPFKCSFCPKVSGDASTHKRHERTHTGVKPHRCNFCGKKFADASWLNAHRKRHEGTKDVKCPHCPKMFWDKKTLRQHIPVHSDEKNFECQICSKRFSQKCYLRVHLKVHGVARFECDYCGFLSIHKYNLMTHIQNKHMHKKEPRPKITVEPVKKQKRCTESTATRYGSEEENLIKPNDDNSFSCPTCYKIFKSKDSMVVHLATHAPVKPILCSYCGREFRRLQNLRSHERIHRGEKPFKCSFCPKVSGDASTHKRHERTHTGVKPYRCDFCEKKFADASGLIAHRKRQHEGTKDVKCPHCPKMFWDKKALRQHIPVHSDVKNFECQICSKRFLQKCYLRAHLKVHEVERFECDYCGFRSRHRYSLKNHIQMHMFKFTDKKKHYSIVHSKGAHMCSYCDKKFKNNLLLKKHYMRVHSNVTNEV, encoded by the exons atgatATCAACAAAAGTGTTGTTAGAACGCACCAAATACTATGGTTGTGACCGTTGCAATCTTGTTTTCTTCCGACCAAAAGATGTAAAGATTCATGCAGTTAAACATAAACAAGATATTAT GAAAAGTGTGGACGACGACGACATCGACGACAGATTCGTAAAGCGTTTCTCGTGTGACGTGTGCGGGCGGCGCTTCGTGCAGCTCGGCACGCTGCGGGCGCACGCGGCGCTGCACGAGCCCTTCCCGCACGCCTGCCCCTGCGGCGTCGGCTTCTACCGCGCGCACGACCTCCGCGCCCACAGGAACCTGCTGCACCTCGACCAGATACAGCAGACGCTCGCCGCGCTCACCCACAGGCAACAGAGGGCGTCCAGACACGAGATCCGGCAGACAAAAGTGGTTAAAGCAGCCAAAAAGGAACCGAAGCTGAAAATAGTCGAACCagtaaaaaaagtaaacaaacaaaaacgtTCGACCGAGACCCTAACAAGATACAGGTCTGAAGACGAGAATTTTATCATACCAAACGATGACAATAGTTTCTCATGTCCGACTTGCTATAAGATATTCAAATCTAAGCAAAGCGTGGTGGTTCATCTCGCCACCCACGCCCCGGTGAAGCCGATCCTCTGCAGTTATTGCGGCAGAGAATTTAGAAGGCTGCAAAATTTGAGGTCACATGAGCGGATACACAGAGGGGAGAAGCCGTTCAAATGCTCGTTTTGCCCCAAAGTGTCCGGCGACGCGTCGACGCACAAGCGCCATGAGCGCACGCACACCGGCGTCAAGCCCCACAGGTGCAACTTCTGCGGGAAGAAGTTCGCCGACGCCAGCGGGCTCAACGCTCACCGCAAACGGCACGAAGGCACAAAAGACGTCAAATGCCCGCATTGCCCCAAAATGTTCTGGGATAAAAAGACCTTAAGACAACACATCCCCGTTCACAGTGACGAAAAGAACTTCGAATGTCAAATATGCTCAAAAAGATTTTCGCAAAAATGTTACCTCAGAGTGCACTTGAAAGTTCACGGAGTTGAAAGATTTGAGTGTGACTACTGTGGGTTCCTTTCTATAcacaaatataatttaatgACACACATACAAAATAAGCACATGCATAAAAAGAAACCGAAGCCGAAAATTACAGTCGATCcagtcaaaaaacaaaaacgttGGACTGAATCCACGGCGACGAGATACAGGTCCGAAGAAGAGAATCTTATCAAACCAAACGACGACAATAGCTTCTCGTGTCCAACTTGCTATAAGATATTCAAATCTAAGGACAGCATGGTGGTTCATCTCGCCACCCACGCCCCGGTGAAGCCGATCCTCTGCAGTTATTGCGGCAGAGAATTTAAAAGGCTGCAAAATTTGATTTCACATGAGCGGATACACAGAGGGGAGAAGCCGTTCAAATGCTCGTTTTGCCCCAAAGTGTCCGGTGACCCCTCGACGCACAAGCGCCATGAGCGCACGCACACCGGCGTCAAGCCATACAGGTGCGACTTCTGTGAGAAGAAGTTCGCCGACGCCAGCGGGCTCATCGCTCACCGCAAACGGCAGCACGAAGGCACAAAAGACGTCGAATGCCCGCATTGCCACAAAATGTTCTGGGATAAAAAGGCCTTAAAACGACACATCCCCGTTCACAGTGACgtcaaaaaagtaacaaaacaaaaacgttCGACCGAATCCCTAACAAGATACAGGTCCGAAGACGAGAATTTTATCATACCAAACGACGATAATAGTTTCTCGTGTCCGACTTGCTATAAGATATTCAAATCTAAGCGAAACGTGGTGATTCATCTCGCCACCCACGCCCCGGTGAAGCCGTACGCGTGCAAATTGTGCGGTCAGAGGTTCACGCAAACGTCGGGGTTCTACAAGCACATGAAAGTACACAGCGGCGTCACGGAGTTCCGCTGCAGTTTTTGCGGCAAAGAATTTAGAAGGCTGGAAAATTTGAGGTCTCATGAGCGGATACACAGAGGGGAGAAGCCGTTCAAATGCTCGTTTTGCCCCAAAGTGTCCGGCGACGCGTCGACGCACAAGCGCCATGAGCGCACGCACACCGGCGTCAAGCCCCACAGGTGCAACTTCTGCGGGAAGAAGTTCGCCGACGCCAGAGGGCTCATCGCTCACCGCAAACGGCACGAAGGCACAAAAGACGTCAAATGCCCGCATTGCCCCAAAATGTTCTGGGATAAAAAGACCTTAAGACAACACATCCCCGTTCACAGTGACGAAAAGAACTTCGAATGTCAAATATGCTCGAAAAGATTTTCGCAAAAATGTTACCTCAGAGTGCACTTGAAAGTTCACGGAGTTGAAAAATTTGAGTGTGACTACTGTGGGTTCCTCTCTATAcacaaatataatttaatgACACACATACAAAATAAGCACATGCATAAAAAGGAACAGAGGCCGAAAATTACAGTCGAACcagtaaaaaaagaaaaacgttGGACCGAATCCGCGGCGACGAGATACAGGTCCGAAGAAGAGAATCTTATCAAACCAAACGACGACAATAGCTTCTCGTGTCCAACTTGCTATAAGATATTCAAATCTAAGCACAGCATGGTGGTTCATCTCGCCACCCACGCCCCGGTAAAGCCGATCCTCTGCAGTTATTGCGGCAGAGAATTTAAAGGGCTGCAAAATTTGAGGTCACATGAGCGGATACACAGAGGGGAGAAGCCGTTCAAATGCTCGTTTTGCCCCAAAGTGTCCGGCGACGCGTCGACGCACAAGCGCCATGAGCGCACGCACACCGGCGTCAAGCCCCACAGGTGCAACTTCTGCGGGAAGAAGTTCGCCGACGCCAGCTGGCTCAACGCTCACCGCAAACGGCACGAAGGCACAAAAGACGTCAAATGCCCGCATTGCCCCAAAATGTTCTGGGATAAAAAGACCTTAAGACAACACATCCCCGTTCACAGTGACGAAAAGAACTTCGAATGTCAAATATGCTCAAAAAGATTTTCGCAAAAATGTTACCTCAGAGTGCACTTGAAAGTTCACGGAGTGGCAAGATTTGAGTGTGACTACTGTGGGTTCCTTTCTATAcacaaatataatttaatgACACACATACAAAATAAGCACATGCATAAAAAGGAACCGAGGCCGAAAATTACAGTCGAACcagtcaaaaaacaaaaacgttGTACCGAATCCACGGCGACGAGATACGGGTCCGAAGAAGAGAATCTTATCAAACCAAACGACGACAATAGCTTCTCGTGTCCAACTTGCTATAAGATATTCAAATCTAAGGACAGCATGGTGGTTCATCTCGCCACCCACGCCCCAGTTAAGCCGATCCTCTGCAGTTATTGCGGCAGAGAATTTAGAAGGCTGCAAAATTTGAGGTCACATGAGCGGATACACAGAGGGGAGAAGCCGTTCAAATGCTCGTTTTGCCCCAAAGTGTCCGGCGACGCGTCGACGCACAAGCGCCATGAGCGCACGCACACCGGCGTCAAGCCCTACAGGTGCGACTTCTGTGAGAAGAAGTTCGCCGATGCCAGCGGGCTCATCGCTCACCGCAAACGGCAGCACGAAGGCACAAAAGACGTCAAATGCCCGCATTGCCCCAAAATGTTCTGGGATAAAAAGGCCTTAAGACAACACATTCCCGTTCACAGTGACGTAAAGAACTTCGAATGTCAAATATGCTCAAAAAGATTTTTGCAAAAATGTTACCTCAGAGCGCACTTGAAAGTTCACGAAGTTGAAAGATTTGAGTGTGACTACTGTGGGTTCCGTTCTAGACACAGATATAGTTTAAAGAATCACATACAAATGCATATGTTTAAGTTTACTGATAAAAAGAAACACTACTCTATTGTGCATAGTAAGGGTGCCCACATGTGTAGTTATTgtgataaaaaattcaaaaataatttgttattgaAGAAACATTATATGCGAGTTCATAGCAATGTAACGAACGAGGTTTGA
- the LOC135074384 gene encoding zinc finger protein ZFP2-like isoform X1: MAEDDTETNLNMNGTDDNTKVLQPLKSNNEENKYFDSNSTNKMVMVPGEIMNEISQSNNNLITNDLDLKLETDAEVMEPSIIVNKNSHDSSDKSFNVNNNNIEVNKLSNNNNEKSPDTLVSSTTKDEDQNTTISEVNITKALDPQNNSNSDNSSSSNTKVEVSLEVRRSPENCDKKNNISIVKLEHMMSIKVLLKRTKYYGCDKCNLVFFRPKDVKLHAVKHIQPTKSVDDDDDVDDRFVKRFSCDVCGRRFVQLSTLQAHAALHEPFPHACPCGVGFYRAHDLRAHRNLLHLDQIQQTLAALTEREQRAFKHEIWQPNVLYTVKKEPEIKAEPVKKAKKARRRTGSMTATYRCKEENLIIANDDKTFSCPTCRKVYKTKRNVVVHLASHAPVKPYACKLCGQRFTQTSGLSTHMKIHSGVKEFRCSYCGKEFLSLHNMRNHERIHTGVKPFKCSFCPKAFSDPSALKRHERTHTGVKPYECSFCGMKFSDASGLIVHRKRHSGTKDVKCPHCPKYFWNKNALNVHLTVHRNEKNFECRICSKRFSRKCYLKLHLGIHEDKKFECDYCGHLSGNKHNLATHIQIKHMHIFRTERFECDYCGFRCRVKHNLVKHIQNMHMCMFPDKVKHYTVGNEGVHMCSYCDGKFKKNVLLKRHYMQVHSNVTRYECDECGKRFYLKSSLRYHIFSQHSTLLYCHTCRKSFISESCLKKHKAKKNCVSEFKCEICDKILTSKSGFVSHLNVHTEKLNFHCDICPSKFKTRSLMLRHLKFSHKYIYQTKSKRSK, translated from the exons ATGGCTGAGGATGACACTGAAACTAATTTGAACATGAATGGGACTGATGATAATACTAag GTTTTACAACCACTGAAAAGTAacaatgaagaaaataaatattttgatagtaattcaacaaataaaatg GTAATGGTACCTGGTGAAATTATGAATGAAATATCACAAAGCAATAATAATTTGATTACAAATGACTTAGATTTGAAGCTAGAAACTGATGCAGAG gtCATGGAACCATCtattattgttaataaaaatTCACATGATAGTTCAGACAAGAGTTTCAATgtgaacaataataatattgag GTAAACAAACTGTCTAATAATAACAATGAAAAAAGTCCTGACACCTTAGTCAGCAGCACAACTAAAGATGAAGATCAAAATACTACCATTTCTGAAGTAAATATTACAAAG gCACTAGACCcacaaaataattcaaattcagaCAACAGCAGTAGCAGCAATACTAAGGTCGAAGTTAGTCTCGAG gTGAGAAGAAGTCCAGAAAATTGTGATAAAAAGAATAACATTTCAATTGTAAAGTTAGAGCAT atgatGTCAATAAAAGTGTTGTTAAAACGTACAAAGTACTATGGATGCGACAAATGTAATCTTGTATTCTTCCGACCAAAGGATGTAAAACTCCATGCAGTAAAACATATACAACCTAC GAAAAGTGTGGACGACGACGATGACGTCGACGACAGATTCGTGAAGCGTTTCTCGTGTGACGTGTGCGGGCGGCGCTTCGTGCAGCTTAGCACGCTGCAGGCGCACGCGGCGTTACACGAGCCCTTCCCGCACGCCTGCCCCTGCGGCGTCGGCTTCTACCGCGCGCACGACCTCCGCGCCCACAGGAACCTGCTGCACCTCGACCAGATACAGCAGACGCTCGCAGCGCTCACCGAACGGGAACAGAGGGCGTTCAAACACGAGATCTGGCAGCCGAACGTGCTTTACACCGTCAAAAAGGAACCGGAAATTAAAGCCGAACCGGTCAAAAAAGCGAAAAAAGCCAGACGTCGGACCGGATCCATGACGGCGACGTACAGGTGCAAAGAAGAGAATTTGATAATAGCAAACGACGACAAAACTTTCTCGTGCCCGACCTGCCGTAAGGTGTACAAAACGAAGCGCAACGTGGTGGTGCATCTCGCCTCCCACGCCCCGGTGAAGCCGTACGCGTGCAAATTGTGCGGTCAGAGGTTCACGCAAACGTCGGGGCTCTCCACGCACATGAAGATACACAGCGGCGTCAAGGAGTTCCGCTGCAGTTATTGCGGAAAAGAATTTCTAAGCCTGCACAATATGAGGAATCACGAGCGGATTCACACGGGGGTGAAGCCGTTCAAATGCTCGTTTTGCCCCAAAGCGTTCAGCGACCCGTCGGCGCTCAAGCGCCACGAGCGCACGCACACAGGCGTGAAACCTTACGAGTGCAGCTTCTGCGGGATGAAGTTCAGCGACGCCAGCGGGCTCATCGTGCACCGCAAACGGCACAGCGGCACGAAAGACGTCAAATGTCCGCATTGCCCCAAATATTTCTGGAATAAAAACGCCTTAAATGTACACCTCACCGTTCACAGAAACGAAAAGAACTTCGAATGTCGAATATGCTCCAAGAGATTTTCGCGGAAATGTTACCTCAAATTACACTTGGGAATTCACGAAGATAAAAAATTTGAGTGCGACTACTGTGGGCACCTTTCTGGGAACAAACATAATTTAGCAACCCACATACAAATTAAGCACATGCATATATTTCGTACAGAAAGATTTGAGTGCGACTACTGTGGGTTCCGGTGTAGAGTCAAACATAATTTAGTGAAGCACATACAAAATATGCACATGTGTATGTTTCCTGATAAAGTTAAACACTACACTGTTGGGAATGAGGGTGTTCACATGTGTAGTTATTGCGAtggaaaatttaaaaagaatgTTTTACTCAAGAGACATTACATGCAAGTTCATAGCAATGTAACGAGATATGAATGTGATGAATGTGGTAAACGGTTTTATTTGAAATCGAGTCTTCGGTATCATATATTTTCACAACATTCAACACTCTTGTATTGCCATACTTGCCGGAAGAGTTTCATTTCAGAATCCTGCTTGAAGAAACACAAAGCTAAAAAAAACTGTGTCTCTGAGTTCAAATGTGAGATTTGTGACAAGATTCTAACGTCTAAGTCCGGTTTTGTATCACATTTGAATGTTCATACTgaaaaattgaattttcatTGCGACATTTGTCCAAGCAAATTTAAAACCAGATCTTTAATGCTTCGACACCTTAAATTCAGTCATAAATATATTTACCAGACTAAATCAAAACGTTCTAAATAG